ACGCCAGGCTGGCGGCGGATATCGCCGTGGCCTTGCACTCCTAGACGCCCGGCCTGACGCGCAGGCCCTCGCGTCAGGTGAAGACGACCGTTCTCTGCCCGTTGAGCATCACCCGCCCCTCCAGGTGGCGTTTGACGGCGCGGGCCAGCACACGGGATTCGATATCGCGCCCCACGGCCACCAGATCGTCGGGTGTCATCGAGTGGGTGATGCGCTCGGCCTCTTGTTCTATGATCGGTCCCTCGTCGAGATCGGCTGTCACGTAATGGGCCGTGGCGCCGATCAGCTTGACCCCGCGCTCATGGGCCTGGTGATAGGGTTTGGCCCCCTTGAAACTGGGCAGGAACGAATGGTGGATGTTGATGACCCGGCCAGCCAGCACCCGGGAGAAGTCATCGGACAACACCTGCATGTAGCGGGCCAGCACGACCAGGTCGGCGCCGGTTTCGGCGACCAGGGCCTTCAGGCGGGCCTCGGCCTCGGGCTTGGTGTCGCGGCTGACGGGGATATGGTGGAACGGAACGCCTTCATGCTCGGCCACGCGCCGGGCATCGGGGTGGTTCGACACGATCGCGACCACCTCGGCCGAGAGCCAGCCGACCCGCACCTGGTAGAGCAGGTGCAGCAGCGCGTGATCGAAGCGCGACACCATGATCAGGATCCGCGGCTTGCGGGCCGAGTCCAGGACCGTCACATCCATGCCGAAGCGCGCGCGGGTCGGCGCGAGGGCGGCCTCGATCCCGGCGACATCGGTCCCCGGCTGGCCCAGGAAAGCCACGCGCAGGAAGAACCGGTCGCTCTGACGGTCCCAGAACTGGGCGGTTTCCACCAGGTTCGCCCCCTGCCCGGCCAGCGCCGTGGTGACGGCGGCCACGATCCCCGGCTCTGCGGCGCAGGACAGGTTCAGGACGAAATGCGGCTCCGCCGCGGGCGGGGTCCCGGCATCAGCATTCCGGGAGGTTGACAGCAAGGCCTCCAAGGCTCGTCTCCTTGTACTTGGTGAGCATGTCATGGCCGGTCTGGCGCATGGTCTCGATACAGTTGTCGAGCGGCATGAAATGGGTGCCGTCGCCGCGCAGGGCGAGGCTGGCGGCCGAGACCGCCTTGATCGCGCCGAGGCCGTTGCGCTCGATGCAGGGGACCTGCACGAGCCCTGCGGCCGGGTCGCAGGTCATGCCCAGATGATGCTCCAGCGCGATCTCGGCGGCATTCTCGATCTGCGCGTTGGTGCCGCCCATGGCCGCGCAGAACCCCGCCGCCGCCATCGCCGACGCGGAGCCCACTTCGCCCTGGCAGCCCATCTCGGCCCCGGAGATCGACGCGTTGTGCTTGATCAGCCCGCCGATGGCGGAGGCGGTCAGCATGAAGGTGCGCACCCCCTCGGCGGTCGCCCCGATGCAGTGGTCGCGGTAGTACCGGATGACCGCCGGCACGACCCCCGCGGCCCCGTTGGTGGGCGAGGTCACGACCCGGCCGCCGGCGGCGTTCTCTTCGTTCACCGCCATGGCGTAGACCGACAACCAGTCATTGGCCACGTGAGGCTGGCTCTGGTTCTGGCCGCGCTCTGCCAGCAGTTGCTCGTGGATCGCCTTCGCGCGG
The Dinoroseobacter shibae DFL 12 = DSM 16493 genome window above contains:
- the purU gene encoding formyltetrahydrofolate deformylase; translated protein: MLSTSRNADAGTPPAAEPHFVLNLSCAAEPGIVAAVTTALAGQGANLVETAQFWDRQSDRFFLRVAFLGQPGTDVAGIEAALAPTRARFGMDVTVLDSARKPRILIMVSRFDHALLHLLYQVRVGWLSAEVVAIVSNHPDARRVAEHEGVPFHHIPVSRDTKPEAEARLKALVAETGADLVVLARYMQVLSDDFSRVLAGRVINIHHSFLPSFKGAKPYHQAHERGVKLIGATAHYVTADLDEGPIIEQEAERITHSMTPDDLVAVGRDIESRVLARAVKRHLEGRVMLNGQRTVVFT